In one window of Clavelina lepadiformis chromosome 4, kaClaLepa1.1, whole genome shotgun sequence DNA:
- the LOC143451256 gene encoding uncharacterized protein LOC143451256 isoform X1, giving the protein MAVQSEMTEMNCCTKRSMVLFETWRHNYYYLSVSPQISVSLREDAKIDYIALSGWRVNSSKSANCDLKFLTLSVFLDNLEKCKFCAGVSVPMEIVKIQRSINCYPAIIRSSKCKCIGTEPFSMVAVN; this is encoded by the exons ATGGCAGTACAAAGTGAGATGACAGAAATGAATTGTTGCACAAAAAG ATCGATGGTCTTATTCGAAACGTGGAGacataattattattacttgAGTGTTTCTCCTCAAATCAG CGTATCATTACGAGAAGATGCCAAAATTGACTACATTGCGCTCAGTGGATGGAGGGTGAATTCCAGTAAAAGTGCAAATTGTGATCTCAAGTTTTTGACTCTGTCGGTCTTTTTAG ATAACTTGGAgaagtgtaaattttgtgCTGGAGTATCTGTTCCAATGGAAATTGTGAAAATACAGCGCAGCATCAATTGCTATCCTGCCATTATTCGTTCTTCCAAGTGTAAATGTATTGGTACTGAGCCTTTTTCCATGGTTGCTGTGAATTGA
- the LOC143451256 gene encoding uncharacterized protein LOC143451256 isoform X3 produces the protein MAVQSEMTEMNCCTKSVSLREDAKIDYIALSGWRVNSSKSANCDLKFLTLSVFLDNLEKCKFCAGVSVPMEIVKIQRSINCYPAIIRSSKCKCIGTEPFSMVAVN, from the exons ATGGCAGTACAAAGTGAGATGACAGAAATGAATTGTTGCACAAAAAG CGTATCATTACGAGAAGATGCCAAAATTGACTACATTGCGCTCAGTGGATGGAGGGTGAATTCCAGTAAAAGTGCAAATTGTGATCTCAAGTTTTTGACTCTGTCGGTCTTTTTAG ATAACTTGGAgaagtgtaaattttgtgCTGGAGTATCTGTTCCAATGGAAATTGTGAAAATACAGCGCAGCATCAATTGCTATCCTGCCATTATTCGTTCTTCCAAGTGTAAATGTATTGGTACTGAGCCTTTTTCCATGGTTGCTGTGAATTGA
- the LOC143451256 gene encoding uncharacterized protein LOC143451256 isoform X2, with translation MVLFETWRHNYYYLSVSPQISVSLREDAKIDYIALSGWRVNSSKSANCDLKFLTLSVFLDNLEKCKFCAGVSVPMEIVKIQRSINCYPAIIRSSKCKCIGTEPFSMVAVN, from the exons ATGGTCTTATTCGAAACGTGGAGacataattattattacttgAGTGTTTCTCCTCAAATCAG CGTATCATTACGAGAAGATGCCAAAATTGACTACATTGCGCTCAGTGGATGGAGGGTGAATTCCAGTAAAAGTGCAAATTGTGATCTCAAGTTTTTGACTCTGTCGGTCTTTTTAG ATAACTTGGAgaagtgtaaattttgtgCTGGAGTATCTGTTCCAATGGAAATTGTGAAAATACAGCGCAGCATCAATTGCTATCCTGCCATTATTCGTTCTTCCAAGTGTAAATGTATTGGTACTGAGCCTTTTTCCATGGTTGCTGTGAATTGA